CGAATTTTTCCAGGCCCAGCTCTTCTACATCGACTCCGATCATATAGCCGAGGAGGGCAACGGTGTGTGCCAGCGATTTGATTCGCGCCACTTCGTTCGTGAGTTTCCCTGTCCCATCACATCGGCCGCGTCCGGTCGAGAGGTTCGTTATCACCCCCTCATGGCCCGCAAGCCACTCTTCCAGAACAGTAATATGCATTTCAGCTCTTTTATCCGCCTCATTAGGGATAGGCAGACCGGTGCGGGCACAATAGGCTGAGACGACCGGGTCCACATCGAGCCATGGGGGCAATGAACCGGAATCTTTTACTCCGGGGCTCACGCACTCTTTCATGGCGTGACGGGTCAGGGAATTATCCCCGTCTATCTCCTGCGATAAAGCAGCCGTCAGCATATCCATCAGTTTTACATACCGGTCGGCCATATCAAGGTACGGACCGGCTTTCTGGTCCTTAAGGTATCCCCCGACCGTTCCCCGGTTACCGGCGACCGCGGTGCATCTCTCTTCGAAATCAAGAAGATCGAAATCTTCACTGCCGTCTTCCAAGGTGATCCTCCTCAAGGGATAGAGCCTGCACACCAAGGGCCGTGCTTCGTGAATCCTACAACCGGCGGAATTGCGGAAAATGCAGTTTCCGTGATAGGGCATACGCAGGATCGTGCCCCGCGCCCAGGTATATGATCTTAGAAATTCGGTGGTACTGATCCGGAGAAAGGAGGAAAGGCGTGCGACATCGTAAGGATTTACGCGAATCACCTTTTCTTTGCAACAGTGACTGCAGCCGCTGCACGCGTAAGAAAAAGCCTGTGCTCTGGCCGGAGAGGATAGGAAGACCATCATCTGTCCTGAGAAGCTTCAACTGCCGTTAAGCATCATGAATGCGGGGATTTCCTGGAGCACCACCTCGTCGAGGCCCTTTTCTTCCTTTTGGCGGAGCATGAAAAGGAGCATTCCGTAGCTGGTAATCTGCCAGCCATTGATGACCCTCCACAACTCAGGGTTCGACCAGTCCCATCCCTCGGTTGCTTCTATGTCGCAGTAGCGGCTTTCGTTTGTTTCTCTGTCGACTACCTTGAGTCTGACCTTCGGTAAATCCTCTTGCGAGCCGCCGAATACCATGTTCTCTCTTTTCTCCATTTTCCAGACTCCAGAATTAAAAATTGATTGCCCTTTCCCTCCCGAACAACCGACCGCGGATGTCATTCTGCCAGGCGGCGCGCGATTCCCGCTAAAGGTCCAGCTCTTCTATTTTCTCTATAAGAGCATCGATTCTGGTTTCTTCGAAAAGGGCCCGAATCGCATTCACCTTGCCCCGGAAGAACTGATATTGACCCGTATAAGGACTCTTCCGGATGTTGCCCTTGCACGACCCGTCTTTGCGTACTTCCATTACCCAGGGAGTCCCGGGAGGTTTATCCACATATTCGTATTTGCCCATGTTGTTCCTTTCAAACATTTAAAGAAGAGTCGGCTGTATCTTTTTCCAGCCGGTTCTTAGTATATCATGTCGGCACACATAGAAAAAGCGGAAAGGAGAAAACGTCTTGACATCGGCGGCGCAAAGAGTAAATATTGATTTATTCCGACGGCTCCCCGAGCCTTCGGTACCAGCATTAGGTTCGGCTGTTAATTGAAGGGGAATCCCAAGCAAAGGAGGCGTTATGCCCATAATCCACGTGCACATGATCGAAGGAAGAACGGTTGACCAGAAGAGAAAGCTTGTGACGGAGATGACCCAGGCCGTGGTGAATACGCTGGGCGTGAAGACGGAGGACGTACGGATCATTCTGCAGGAAATGGCAAGACATGATTACTCCGTGGGAGGCACCCTCTTTATTGACAAGTAACGCCTTGAAAGAGGCCGCCTCGCGAAAAAACCGGTTTCCGGCACGTGCGAGTGGGCCATATAAGAGCCCTGTTGACATTGCCGCACTCGATGAGCGAGCATAGTGCGGTGGAGATTGGCGGGAATACCGACCTTATGGCCTTAAAGGGGTGTGAACAGGGTGGAGCTTGCACGTAGGTTGATCCTGATTATATGTATTGCTGCGGGAATCGGAACGGCATACCTTGCCTGTCTCGATCCTGTTGTCATCGTGAAGCTTTACGAGAGAAAGGCACGAGCCCTCGTGCCGATGTCCCCTGTTTCCGACCTTTCCCGGGAGGCAATTCCCGCTGAACCCCTTCTCCTCCCTCGCGATGTTAATGCCTTCGTCGCCAAAAAGCAGCCCCGGATTCTGGAAGTCGAGGGGGACGAATGGACTCAATTTTTTGAAAGAGTTTATGCGACGATAGAAGGAAAAAAAGAAGGGACTCCATGGTCCGGTAGATTCCCCTCGGGCGCCCATCCTATGAAAGTGCTTTTCTTTCGCCCCTATGAAAGCCCCCTCGATAGATTATCGTTTTCATCTCCAGGGAAGGCGGAGCGCTTTGTGCTGAGAAGAGACGATGGGGGCAGGCCCCAATATCTCGAGGTGGATTATAGATCGTACTCTGACAATGATTTCAGGCTCGGAAGCGGTTTTTCTTCCTATCCCAAGCCGCCTCTCGTCTTTCTTTATCCCTATCGCCTCGCGGGACTCATCCTGGTGCTCATAGGAGTGGGGTTTTACCTCCTCCTCCCGTGGCATGTCGTCCATCCGGGCGCCCTGCGGTATGACCGATGGAGAATTGTGGTGAGCGATGTTCTGGGTGCAATTTTGTTCGCTTTTCCTGTGGTGGTTGCGGTTCTGGTAAAAGGCGGGACCCTTCAGGTTTTTCCCGACGGGTTCTTCGTCTTTCTCCTTTTTTCCCCCTTCTTTCTGGGAGGGCTTGCGGTCCTGTGGGTATCTGCCTGGTACGGCACGTATGAAATCCTTCGTACGGGTGAAGGGTTAAAGATAATAACTCCGGGCAAAATGAGGTTCTTCCCGTACAGAGAGATGACGTTTTTCCAACCTGTCGTTTTTAAGCCTCCCCGATGGCTGGTAATCCTTTCCTGGGTCGCGGTCCTGATAAGTGCGGGGACTGCAAGGCTGGGTGCTGCGGGGAGAGCGTTCATGCTCAGCTCTTCCTTCACGGGCAGTATCGCAATCGGACTGAGAAACGGAGC
The Syntrophorhabdaceae bacterium DNA segment above includes these coding regions:
- a CDS encoding 2-hydroxymuconate tautomerase codes for the protein MPIIHVHMIEGRTVDQKRKLVTEMTQAVVNTLGVKTEDVRIILQEMARHDYSVGGTLFIDK